From the Marinitoga litoralis genome, one window contains:
- a CDS encoding TIGR03960 family B12-binding radical SAM protein, translating to MNKNNIGKWLFASGVLHRVRKPARYIGGEYNDIVKNPNNKIRIGLMFPDLYEVGMSHTGFQILFHAFNSKDNIFAERIFLPWKDMIDEMKKSNIPLFTLETYTPIKDLDLIGITLQYELSYTNIVHALKLAEIPVYTKDRNENDPIIIAGGPCASNPEPVADFIDAFYNGDGEEVIDDLEEILSQNITREEKIRKLHEIGFYVPKYYETRENEFGYIVPVYDKRVKIRKTRDLNKVTFPTNQIVPKIKTIHNRAIVEIMRGCNRSCRFCHAGYYYRPVRERTADEIIRLSLETLEKTGYNELSLLSLSTLDYSDLEKVLNELEPFLKENRISISLPSSRVDKFGIEIGSKISGARKTGLTFAPEAGSQRLRDVINKNISEEEILNVVEYAKKAGWRKIKLYFMIGLPTETEEDVKGIVELTKKIKQVTKIKDITVNVSIFIPKPHTPFEKERFYQPKEIKEKIKILNEVRRFAKLKVHDPYVSLIEALLSRGDRRLSGLIYKVALEENAIFDEWDEEFDFRKWARKINELNINTERYLEKIETDDLPWKIIDILITDKFKKEEIKKANNEEITEDCRWDICTLCGVCIKTGLNNVLVKQVEK from the coding sequence ATGAATAAAAATAATATAGGAAAATGGTTGTTTGCAAGTGGTGTGTTACATAGAGTAAGAAAGCCTGCAAGATATATAGGTGGAGAATATAATGATATTGTAAAAAATCCTAATAATAAAATAAGAATTGGTTTAATGTTTCCTGATTTATATGAGGTAGGAATGTCTCATACTGGATTTCAAATATTATTTCATGCGTTTAATTCTAAGGATAATATCTTTGCAGAAAGGATATTCCTTCCATGGAAAGATATGATAGATGAAATGAAAAAATCTAATATACCTCTTTTTACATTAGAAACATATACACCTATAAAAGATTTAGATTTAATAGGCATTACATTACAATATGAGTTATCATATACAAATATTGTTCATGCCTTAAAATTAGCGGAAATACCAGTATATACTAAAGATAGAAATGAAAATGATCCCATAATTATTGCAGGAGGGCCATGTGCGTCTAATCCTGAACCTGTAGCAGATTTTATTGATGCATTCTATAATGGAGATGGTGAAGAGGTTATTGATGATTTAGAAGAAATTCTATCACAAAATATAACAAGAGAAGAAAAAATAAGGAAATTACATGAAATAGGATTTTATGTTCCAAAGTATTATGAAACTAGAGAAAATGAATTTGGATATATTGTTCCTGTATATGATAAAAGAGTAAAAATAAGAAAAACTAGAGATTTGAATAAAGTAACATTTCCAACAAATCAAATTGTACCAAAAATAAAAACTATTCATAATAGAGCTATTGTTGAAATAATGCGTGGTTGTAATAGAAGTTGTAGATTTTGTCATGCGGGATATTATTATAGGCCAGTAAGAGAAAGAACAGCAGATGAAATCATTAGATTATCTTTAGAAACATTAGAAAAAACAGGATATAATGAATTATCATTATTATCTTTAAGCACTTTGGATTATAGTGATTTAGAGAAAGTATTAAATGAATTAGAACCGTTTTTAAAAGAAAATAGAATATCTATATCATTGCCATCTAGTAGAGTAGATAAATTTGGTATTGAAATTGGTAGTAAGATATCAGGTGCTAGAAAAACAGGATTGACTTTTGCACCAGAAGCCGGTTCTCAAAGATTGAGAGATGTAATTAATAAAAATATATCAGAAGAAGAAATTTTAAATGTAGTTGAATATGCTAAAAAAGCAGGTTGGAGAAAAATCAAATTATATTTTATGATTGGTCTTCCTACAGAAACAGAAGAAGATGTTAAAGGTATTGTTGAACTTACAAAGAAAATAAAACAAGTAACTAAAATAAAAGATATTACAGTAAATGTTTCTATTTTCATTCCAAAACCACATACACCTTTTGAAAAAGAAAGATTCTATCAACCTAAAGAAATAAAAGAAAAAATAAAAATATTAAATGAAGTTAGAAGATTTGCTAAATTAAAGGTTCATGATCCATATGTTAGTTTAATTGAAGCATTACTTTCTAGAGGAGATAGAAGATTATCTGGATTAATATACAAAGTAGCTTTAGAAGAAAATGCAATATTTGATGAATGGGATGAGGAGTTTGATTTTAGAAAATGGGCTAGAAAAATAAACGAATTAAATATAAATACAGAAAGATATTTAGAAAAGATAGAAACTGATGATTTACCATGGAAAATAATAGATATTTTAATTACAGATAAATTTAAGAAAGAAGAAATTAAAAAAGCTAACAATGAGGAAATTACAGAAGATTGTAGATGGGATATATGTACATTATGTGGAGTTTGTATAAAAACAGGATTGAATAATGTATTAGTAAAGCAGGTGGAAAAATGA
- a CDS encoding inositol monophosphatase family protein, translated as MIEFDYLKEKVIEVGKNLLDWREKEFTISSKSSKHDLVTSLDLRVQEFLYNSLTQKFPEIGFLGEESGMDEKPKTNGYWVIDPIDGTVNFSKMLPLFCISAAYIENDEPKYGIIYAPMLNQVIIAEENKGVYLNDLKVRPNWAKDIDDAMVSMGNIKGKTFKYYHALENEVMRVRLLGTAALQIAYVGTGFFDAFVSVKGKPWDIAAGYIIVKEAGGIITDYFGNKTSIFNTKNIYSNPYIHEKLLKIIQGVSE; from the coding sequence ATGATTGAATTTGATTATTTAAAGGAAAAAGTTATAGAAGTAGGTAAAAATCTTTTAGATTGGAGAGAAAAAGAATTTACTATTTCTAGTAAATCATCTAAACATGATTTAGTAACATCTTTAGATTTAAGAGTACAAGAATTCTTATACAATTCATTAACACAAAAATTTCCAGAAATAGGTTTTTTGGGTGAAGAAAGTGGAATGGATGAAAAACCTAAAACTAATGGTTATTGGGTTATTGATCCAATAGATGGTACAGTAAACTTTTCAAAAATGTTACCGTTGTTTTGTATTTCTGCTGCATATATTGAAAACGATGAGCCTAAATATGGTATAATATATGCCCCGATGTTAAATCAAGTAATTATTGCGGAAGAAAATAAGGGAGTATATTTAAATGATTTAAAAGTAAGACCAAATTGGGCAAAAGATATAGATGATGCAATGGTTTCAATGGGTAACATAAAGGGTAAAACATTTAAATATTATCACGCATTAGAAAATGAAGTTATGAGAGTTAGGTTATTAGGTACAGCTGCATTACAGATAGCATACGTAGGTACAGGTTTTTTTGATGCATTTGTTTCAGTAAAAGGGAAACCTTGGGATATAGCTGCTGGATATATTATAGTTAAAGAAGCTGGAGGAATAATTACTGATTATTTTGGAAATAAAACATCTATTTTTAATACAAAAAATATTTATTCAAATCCATATATACATGAAAAATTATTAAAGATTATACAGGGGGTGTCGGAATGA
- a CDS encoding glucose-1-phosphate thymidylyltransferase, whose protein sequence is MKALILCAGKGTRLRPLTFTNAKPLIPIANKPTIVYSLEMIKEAGITEVGIVVNPDNKRDFEETLGNGSQLGLEITYIVQEEPKGLAHAVAISEEFLKDDEFLMYLGDNLVTVDLGKFVKEFNAQNMDSFILLTPVEDPSRFGIAIMQDGKVVKVVEKPKDPPSNLAIIGVYIFKPVIFEAIKNIKPSWRGELEITDAIQWLLEKDKNVGAHIVYGWWKDTGKPEDLIEANRKVLEQLKESVNEGIIYENSSVQGNVVIGKGSRVLNSVLRGPIIIGENVLISNAYVGPYTSLGNNVTIENAELENSIILDGATVAHLETRLDSSVVGANATVINSDRKPRTIRLVVGDYSKIEIPK, encoded by the coding sequence ATGAAAGCACTTATACTTTGTGCGGGTAAAGGAACAAGATTGAGACCATTAACTTTTACAAATGCCAAACCATTAATTCCTATAGCAAATAAACCAACTATAGTATATAGTTTGGAAATGATTAAAGAAGCAGGAATTACTGAAGTTGGTATTGTAGTAAATCCAGATAATAAGAGAGATTTTGAAGAGACTTTAGGAAATGGTTCTCAATTAGGATTAGAAATAACGTATATTGTTCAAGAAGAACCTAAAGGATTAGCTCATGCTGTTGCAATTTCAGAAGAATTCTTAAAAGATGATGAGTTTTTAATGTATTTAGGAGATAATTTAGTAACTGTAGATTTAGGTAAATTCGTTAAAGAATTTAATGCTCAAAATATGGATTCATTTATTCTTTTAACACCTGTTGAGGATCCATCTAGATTTGGTATAGCTATAATGCAAGATGGAAAAGTTGTTAAAGTTGTAGAAAAACCAAAAGATCCACCATCAAATCTAGCAATTATTGGTGTGTATATATTTAAACCTGTAATATTTGAGGCTATAAAAAATATAAAACCATCATGGAGAGGCGAATTAGAAATTACTGACGCTATTCAATGGTTATTAGAGAAAGATAAGAATGTTGGAGCACATATTGTATATGGTTGGTGGAAAGATACAGGAAAACCAGAAGATTTAATTGAAGCGAATAGAAAAGTATTAGAACAATTGAAAGAAAGCGTAAATGAAGGTATTATATATGAAAATTCATCTGTTCAAGGAAATGTTGTAATAGGAAAGGGATCAAGAGTATTAAATAGTGTATTAAGAGGTCCAATTATAATTGGAGAAAATGTTTTAATTTCTAATGCATATGTTGGTCCATATACTAGTTTAGGGAATAATGTAACTATAGAAAATGCTGAATTGGAAAATTCAATTATTTTAGATGGTGCTACAGTTGCTCATCTTGAAACAAGATTAGACTCTAGTGTTGTTGGTGCAAATGCTACAGTAATTAATTCAGATAGAAAACCTAGGACAATTAGATTAGTTGTTGGTGATTATTCTAAAATAGAAATACCTAAATAA
- a CDS encoding alpha-amylase family glycosyl hydrolase codes for MLENIKELWKDVYNSEEKLDELISFLESEKLDGNIEDKDWYKKAVIYSLYVDLYAGDFKNLSLKINYLRDLGVNTIWLLPVLNSPLMDQGFDISDYYKIREDLGTNEDFKNFLDIAHQNGIKVIFDIAINHTSSEHPWFKSAKSSKDSPYRDYYIWSENTEKYKDARLLFKGMVNSNWEYNEETKDYYFHRFYPFQPDLNYKNPQVLIEMIRILVFWKKMGVDGFRMDAAPFLWKEEGTNCENLPQTHKILKIFRLALDYIQEGSILVAEANLRPNDVVEYFGDGDECHAGYHFPLMPKFFLTVAEKDYSHILEALKPENTPEIPDSCRWFTFLRCHDELTLEFVSEEERIKMNNYYLKDPLWTFREGEGIAGRLYELMDKDVRKVLLSFSMLFTTEGSPIIYYGDELALENDYDFYNKMVEKTGFKDSRFLNRGPIYWEYVENKLKDENSKEYTVYNEIKKMLNVRNEYIEFFEAKGVIIPVKDKSLYVVKKRVKDKMLWAFHNLTNEDKKVELKKEGYSILDNNKVELLELKPYEYKWIVFEE; via the coding sequence ATGTTAGAAAATATAAAAGAGTTATGGAAAGATGTATATAATAGTGAAGAAAAATTAGATGAATTAATAAGTTTTTTAGAATCAGAAAAATTAGATGGAAATATTGAAGATAAGGATTGGTATAAGAAGGCTGTTATTTATTCATTGTATGTAGATTTATATGCAGGTGATTTTAAAAATCTATCATTAAAAATAAATTATTTAAGAGATTTAGGTGTTAATACAATTTGGTTATTACCTGTTTTAAATTCTCCTTTAATGGATCAAGGTTTTGATATAAGTGATTATTATAAGATTAGAGAAGATTTAGGTACAAATGAAGATTTTAAAAACTTCTTAGATATTGCTCATCAAAATGGAATTAAGGTAATATTTGATATAGCAATAAACCATACATCAAGTGAACATCCATGGTTTAAATCAGCAAAAAGTTCTAAAGATTCTCCATATAGGGATTATTATATTTGGAGTGAAAATACTGAAAAGTATAAAGATGCAAGATTGTTATTTAAAGGAATGGTAAATAGTAATTGGGAATATAATGAAGAAACTAAAGATTATTATTTTCATAGATTTTATCCATTTCAACCAGATTTGAATTATAAGAACCCTCAAGTTTTAATAGAGATGATAAGAATATTGGTATTCTGGAAGAAAATGGGTGTAGATGGTTTTAGGATGGATGCAGCTCCATTTTTATGGAAAGAAGAGGGTACAAATTGTGAAAATTTACCTCAAACACATAAAATACTAAAAATATTTAGATTAGCGTTAGACTATATACAAGAAGGAAGTATTTTAGTTGCAGAGGCAAACTTGAGACCAAATGATGTAGTTGAATATTTTGGTGATGGAGATGAATGTCATGCAGGATATCATTTCCCATTAATGCCAAAGTTCTTTTTAACTGTTGCAGAAAAAGATTATTCTCATATTTTAGAAGCTTTAAAACCTGAAAATACTCCTGAGATACCAGATAGTTGTAGATGGTTTACTTTCTTAAGATGTCATGATGAATTAACTTTAGAATTTGTAAGTGAAGAAGAAAGAATAAAAATGAATAATTATTATTTAAAAGATCCATTATGGACATTTAGAGAAGGCGAAGGTATAGCAGGTAGATTGTATGAATTAATGGATAAAGATGTTAGAAAAGTATTGTTATCTTTTTCAATGTTATTCACCACAGAAGGTTCTCCTATAATTTATTATGGGGATGAGCTAGCTCTTGAAAATGATTATGATTTCTATAATAAAATGGTTGAAAAAACAGGATTTAAAGACTCTAGATTTTTAAATAGAGGACCAATATACTGGGAATATGTAGAAAATAAATTGAAAGATGAAAATTCAAAAGAATATACCGTATATAATGAAATAAAAAAGATGTTAAATGTTAGAAATGAATATATTGAATTCTTTGAAGCAAAAGGAGTAATAATACCTGTAAAAGATAAATCATTATATGTGGTTAAAAAAAGAGTAAAAGATAAGATGTTATGGGCATTTCATAACTTAACAAATGAAGATAAAAAGGTTGAATTAAAAAAAGAGGGTTATAGTATTTTGGATAATAATAAAGTTGAATTATTAGAATTGAAACCATATGAATATAAATGGATAGTGTTTGAAGAATAG
- the aroA gene encoding 3-phosphoshikimate 1-carboxyvinyltransferase — protein sequence MKISPVKKIRAKFIMPPDKSITHRVLILSSMANDKSKLYNLLNADDTKRTYNILKSLGINFKGDFNKLEVYPKPIREIEKPLYCGNSGTTARLISGYLSTQNGLFILYGDKSLSKRPMKRIILPLELMGAKIESRNGYLPLIIKGKNLKGIKYTLPIPSAQLKSAIILAALNSEGKTIIKGDKNSRDHTERLIKYMNGNIEIKNNVISVEKSNLEPLNFKVPGDFSSAAFFITLAILHSNAKIIIENVNLNPTRIGFLKILEQMNANIKYEVFENDPEPIGRVIAETSNELKGIEIPKELIPNAIDELPLLALIGLNAEGRTILKNAKELRVKESDRIKVVVENFKDLGIKIDELEDGFIVEGKQKITGGKIKTYNDHRIAMMFSILGLISKEGIDIDNINYVKISFPDFLKYIDNLNN from the coding sequence ATGAAAATAAGTCCAGTTAAAAAAATAAGAGCAAAATTTATTATGCCACCTGATAAATCAATAACTCATAGGGTATTAATTTTATCATCTATGGCTAATGATAAGAGTAAATTATATAATTTACTAAATGCAGATGATACTAAAAGAACATATAATATTTTAAAAAGTCTTGGCATAAATTTTAAAGGTGATTTTAATAAACTAGAAGTATATCCTAAACCTATAAGAGAGATTGAAAAACCACTATATTGTGGAAATTCAGGCACAACAGCTCGTTTAATAAGCGGATATTTATCCACTCAAAACGGGCTGTTTATTTTATATGGTGATAAATCATTATCAAAAAGACCTATGAAAAGAATAATATTGCCATTAGAATTAATGGGAGCAAAAATAGAATCTAGAAATGGATATTTACCTTTAATAATTAAAGGTAAAAACTTAAAAGGGATTAAATACACCTTACCAATTCCAAGTGCACAATTGAAATCTGCTATTATATTAGCGGCTTTAAATAGTGAGGGTAAAACAATTATTAAAGGAGATAAAAATTCTAGAGATCATACAGAAAGACTTATAAAGTATATGAATGGAAATATAGAAATAAAAAATAATGTGATTTCTGTAGAAAAATCAAATTTAGAACCATTGAATTTTAAAGTTCCTGGAGATTTTTCTTCGGCAGCATTTTTTATTACTTTAGCAATTTTGCATTCTAATGCAAAAATAATAATAGAAAATGTAAATTTAAATCCTACACGTATTGGTTTTTTAAAAATATTAGAACAAATGAATGCAAATATTAAATATGAAGTATTTGAAAATGATCCTGAACCTATTGGAAGAGTTATTGCTGAAACTTCTAATGAATTAAAAGGAATAGAAATACCTAAGGAATTAATACCAAATGCAATTGATGAATTACCGTTATTAGCTCTTATAGGATTAAATGCAGAAGGTAGGACAATATTAAAAAATGCTAAAGAATTAAGAGTAAAAGAAAGTGATAGAATAAAAGTCGTAGTTGAAAATTTTAAAGATTTAGGAATAAAAATAGATGAATTAGAAGATGGATTTATAGTAGAAGGAAAACAAAAAATTACAGGTGGAAAAATAAAAACATATAATGATCATAGGATTGCGATGATGTTTTCTATTTTAGGTTTAATTAGCAAAGAAGGAATAGATATAGATAATATAAATTATGTAAAAATATCATTTCCAGATTTTTTAAAATATATAGATAATTTGAATAATTAA
- a CDS encoding TolC family protein, producing the protein MKKGIFFFVLIFLSLNTFALSTSELLELISNNTDYVLNELNHESNMIDYENAKVTADSTAAKLNLQNNYYSIMKSYETTKYNLLKNLINMLFSLKNDQINIQIKQLSFENAQKNYDDSKNLYEKNLISHSSLLNAEYNFKNAQYSLENAKITLMNDFEDFKTFINSDDATINYELKINFPELPVIEDIEKIVENDYDYLIQKVSYQITLNEYNATKEFLSGSDLRKKEIDLKKKELNLNDLKESKIRSIKQLINDINLSKLDLSASLINLKYLEENLKDTEKRYNSGLIEKSQFNQARISFLSTVMQINNKRMGLLLKYMDLYNYLKEDMNEKILELVELK; encoded by the coding sequence ATGAAAAAAGGTATTTTCTTTTTTGTATTGATATTTTTATCTTTAAACACTTTTGCATTAAGTACTAGTGAATTATTAGAATTAATTTCTAATAACACTGATTATGTTTTGAATGAATTAAATCATGAAAGCAATATGATAGACTATGAAAATGCAAAGGTTACAGCAGATAGCACAGCAGCTAAACTAAATCTTCAAAATAATTATTATTCAATTATGAAAAGTTATGAAACTACAAAATATAACTTATTAAAAAATTTAATTAACATGCTATTTTCATTAAAAAATGATCAAATAAATATTCAAATTAAGCAATTAAGTTTTGAAAATGCTCAAAAAAATTATGATGATTCAAAAAATTTATATGAAAAAAATTTAATTAGTCATTCTAGCTTATTAAATGCTGAGTATAATTTTAAAAATGCACAATACAGTTTAGAAAATGCCAAAATAACATTAATGAATGATTTTGAAGATTTCAAAACGTTTATTAACTCAGATGATGCTACTATTAATTATGAATTGAAAATTAATTTTCCTGAATTACCTGTAATAGAAGATATAGAAAAAATAGTAGAAAATGATTACGATTATTTAATTCAAAAAGTATCCTATCAAATAACATTAAATGAGTATAATGCAACAAAAGAATTTTTAAGTGGCTCAGATTTAAGAAAAAAAGAAATAGATTTAAAAAAGAAAGAATTAAACTTAAATGATTTAAAAGAATCAAAAATAAGAAGTATTAAACAACTAATAAATGATATTAATTTGTCAAAATTAGATTTATCAGCATCTTTGATTAACTTAAAATATTTAGAAGAGAATTTAAAAGATACTGAAAAAAGATATAATAGCGGATTAATAGAGAAATCACAATTCAATCAAGCGAGGATATCATTTCTTTCAACGGTGATGCAAATAAATAATAAGAGAATGGGATTATTATTAAAATATATGGACTTATATAATTATTTAAAAGAAGATATGAATGAAAAAATATTAGAACTCGTTGAATTAAAATGA
- a CDS encoding TolC family protein, whose amino-acid sequence MKKIMLIILLLPILSFPNWLDNIKNYIYDDSQYLIVLNNYNQTKENYFLKETFLPSIMITNGRYNYSKSDTSESSSINVPLRINAKIFDFDLSINSNFSNSLWDDWRDTYSLTISKEIFSETDEEIINARINLLNSKWNFLNTKNQLLINYLNKGFNNFYYGQLYMIQEQLFEYQKEDYENNKIKYENGIISKVEYLNSKKSYLNSQIMLLDAKKNYEDYKEYNVDYQIIDLTVPSSENIFNRPDVIAEQLNVELKKMQKDRIYRLYIPDINTGITFDYNYPVQSNEKKLTTSVFVNFNYNLYDKGYREYQVEQIQNNLYIAKKDYEEKINQLFDQYENMLKNLNTLELSLQSKMLDLEIKELNYEIYKEKYEKNMISKKDLEEKYLEYKQSKLSLEKVKFDIFVQKLNIYSFLGYDLISLFEEEFK is encoded by the coding sequence ATGAAAAAAATAATGTTGATAATACTATTATTACCAATATTATCTTTTCCAAATTGGTTGGATAATATTAAAAACTATATATATGATGATTCACAATATTTAATTGTTTTAAATAATTATAATCAAACAAAAGAAAATTATTTCTTAAAAGAAACATTTTTACCTTCTATTATGATAACAAATGGTAGATACAATTATTCTAAATCAGACACATCAGAATCATCATCTATAAATGTTCCTTTAAGAATTAATGCAAAAATCTTTGACTTTGATTTAAGCATAAATAGTAATTTTTCAAATTCACTATGGGACGATTGGAGAGATACATATTCATTAACAATTTCAAAAGAAATATTTTCAGAAACTGATGAAGAAATAATTAATGCTAGAATCAATTTATTAAACTCAAAATGGAATTTTTTAAATACAAAAAATCAATTACTAATTAATTATTTAAATAAGGGATTTAATAATTTTTACTATGGTCAATTATATATGATACAAGAACAGCTTTTTGAATATCAAAAAGAAGATTATGAGAATAATAAGATAAAATATGAAAATGGAATTATAAGTAAAGTAGAATATTTAAATAGTAAAAAGTCATATTTGAATTCTCAAATTATGCTTTTAGATGCAAAAAAGAATTATGAAGATTATAAGGAATACAATGTTGATTATCAAATAATTGATTTAACTGTTCCATCATCTGAAAATATTTTTAATAGACCCGATGTTATTGCGGAGCAATTAAATGTTGAATTAAAGAAAATGCAAAAAGATAGGATATATAGATTATATATACCAGATATAAATACAGGTATTACATTTGATTATAATTATCCTGTGCAATCAAATGAAAAGAAATTAACTACTTCTGTATTTGTTAATTTTAATTATAATTTATATGATAAAGGTTATAGGGAATATCAAGTTGAGCAAATACAAAATAATTTATATATAGCAAAAAAAGATTATGAAGAAAAAATAAATCAATTATTTGATCAATATGAAAATATGCTGAAAAATCTAAATACTTTAGAATTATCTTTACAAAGTAAAATGTTGGATTTAGAAATAAAGGAATTAAATTATGAAATATATAAGGAAAAATATGAAAAAAACATGATTTCTAAAAAGGATTTAGAAGAAAAATATTTAGAATATAAGCAATCAAAATTATCTTTAGAAAAAGTAAAGTTTGATATTTTTGTTCAAAAATTGAATATATATAGTTTTTTAGGCTATGATTTAATTAGCCTATTTGAGGAGGAATTTAAATGA